The following nucleotide sequence is from Spirochaetota bacterium.
TACCCGAACAGCTTTCGGAATACCGAACTGAATGATTATTTAAAGAACAATAATATTTCTAAGCTCGTTATAGTCGGGATGATGACGCATATGTGCATTGATACAAGCGTCAGGGCGGCTTTTGATCTGGGATATGAATGTATCGTTGTCGGCGATTGCTGCGCCACAAGGAATTTGACAATAAATGATAATGAAATATCGGCAGAGAACGTGCAAAATTCATTTTTGGCGGCTTTAAATGGAACTTTTTCGAAAGTAATAAGAAAAGAAGATGCGGTAAAAATATTGTGACGATATTAGCGCCTTCGCTCAAAGCATGGCCGCAATAACCCTATAGGCCTTTTACCTATGGCATAAAACGCGTACGACCTATGGCAAAATAGGCCCCCCGCTGATTCAATTTCTTCCGGAACCAGCTTATATTCCTACCATCATGCTGAATACTACCGGAGGAGGGGCCTTATGAATTACCTGGGAGAATATTCGAGAAAGCTGACATCGGCCGAGAACGCCGTCCGCGTTGTCCGGTCCGGCAACTGGGTCGACTACGGGCATTTCGCCTGCGCGCCGACCTTCCTGGACCGGTACCTGGCCAAGCGCGTGGACGACCTCAGGGACGTCAAGATACGGGCCGTATCCTTCCCGGGCCTTCCGGCCGTGGTCACCGCGGACCCGACCCGCGAGCGCTTCATCTACAACAACTGGCATTTCAGCGGGGCTGACCGCAAGCTCCACGACGGCGGCCTGTGCAATTACATACCCCTGAACTACCACGAGGGTCCGTTCCTCTACGATCATATAGAAACGGACGTCTTCATGGTGAAGGTCACTCCCATGGACAGGCACGGGTACTTCAACTTCGGACCGTCGAATTCCATCTCCAAGCGCATCGCCGACAGGGCGCGAATCGTCATTGTCGAGGTCAACGAAACCGTCCCCTGCTGCTACGGCGGCCACAACGAGGGGATACACATTTCGGAGGTGGATTACATCGTCGAATCCGACAACCGGCCCCTGATCTCCCTGCCGTCCCTGCAGCCCTCCGAGGTCGACAGGGCCATAGCGGAGCGCATCGTGGCGGAGATCGAGGACGGCTCCTGCATCCAGCTCGGCATAGGCGGCATGCCCAATGCCGTGGGAATGATGATAGCGCAGTCCGATATCAAGGACCTGGGGGTCCACACGGAGATGCTGGCTGACTCCTACGTCGACATGTACGAGTCAGGAAGGATAACCAACAGTAAAAAAGGCATTTACCCTGGACGCATGGCCTATACCTTCGCCCTGGGAAGCCAGAGGCTCTACGATTTTCTAGATCACAACCCGGCCTGCGCCTCCTATTCCGTGGACCTGACCAACAACCCGGAACTCATCGCACTGAATGACAGGATGGTGGCGATCAACAACGCGGTGGAGGTCGACCTGTACAGCCAGGTCTCGTCAGAGTCGATGGGGAAGCGGCAGATATCGGGGACCGGCGGCCAGTTCGATTACATCTTCGGGGCCTATCATTCGAACGGCGGCAAGGGCTTCATCTGCATCTCCTCCACCAAGGTGGACAAGAACGGGAACCGCAAATCGAGGATCAGGCCCTTCCTGGAGCCGGGCACGGTCGTGACGATCCCCCGGACCATCGTCCACTACGTGGTGACGGAATACGGGACCGCCATGCTCAAGGGAAAATCCACCTGGGAGCGGGCCGAGGCGCTTATCAATATCGCCCATCCGGATTTCAGGGACGAGCTGATCGCAGAGGCGGAAAAAATGGGCCTCTGGACCAGGAGCAACAAACTTGAAATGACCCAATCCCTCATGAGCGCGTAGCGCCGATACCGCTTGCTGAAAGCGTTTAATAGTTTGCCTGGGGGGCAGGATGCCGGCGGGGGGTCCTCCCCCCCTTTTTTTTCTTCCGGTAAGATTCCCTCACCCGCCCCTCCGGGGCACGCCGAGCGCTTTTTGGCCATCCTGGCCGCGCTGGGAGCGGTCAGGATGGCCGCCTGCAGACGCGGGACATGGATGTCCTGAATGCGTCTGCCACTGAAACGTCCTGTTCGGCGCCTCTCCCATTAAGTTTGGGAAAAAGGAGAGGGTTTCTATAAGAAAAATATCATGGGCATACCCCCCCTCTCCTTTCTTCAATTTTTAATGGGAGAGGGGCTGGGGGTGAGGGCATAAGTATCAGTTGATGAACGAAAATCTCTTGACAAAAACCCTCCATGGAAATCTATGTACAGGAGTTCCATTGGCGCCGTATGACATTCGAAAAAAACAACTTCGGATACCTGCTCACCTTCATGCTGGTGGGCGCGATACTGGGATCGGCGCTGGGAACGCTGGTGGCGGGATTTGTTCCCGCGCTGTCGGTCATCCAGAAAAGCCTGACCGGCCCCATCGGGTTTAACCTTGAGATCATCAGTTTCAGCATCAAGATAAACCTTTCCTCGATCATAGGCCTCGTCATCGGGGTGATTATCTTCAGGAAGGTTTAGGCCGCACCCGCGGCTATCAAGCAGCGCCTCCCGGCAGCGGGGGACGCGAAGAAAAAATCGGCGCAGGCCGGTTGCCTCCTTCACTCGTGAAAAGGCAATAGTCAATAACGGCGCACAAGGCGCTTTCCTGCGGGACGGGCGCTGATCATATATTTTTCCACCAGGCACCGGCGCGTGAGCGCGGGCCGCGTGAGGAAAGCAATGAACCGGGAGTTTCCCGTAATATCTTATTAATGACAGGGGGTACTATCATTGTCAGTAGTATCGATGAAAGCTTTGTTGGAATCGGGTGTTCATTTCGGCCATCAGACCAGGCGCTGGAACCCCAAGATGTCGCAGTTCATTTTCACTGCGAGGAACGGAATCCATATCATTGACCTGCAGAAGACCATGCAGCGCATCAAGATCGCCTACGCCGCGATGAAGGAAGTCGCCGAGAAAAACGGCAAGGTCCTTTTCGTGGGAACGAAGAAGCAGGCCCAGGCGGCCATCGTGGAATACGCGAAGAAGTGCGGCCAGTTCTACGTGTCCGAGCGGTGGCTGGGCGGCCTCCTGACCAATTTCAAGACCGTCAGCAACTCCATCAAGCGCCTCAAGGAGCTTGAGAAGATGAAGGAAACCGACAAGTGGGACGCGGAGACGAAGAAGGAGATCCTCGAGCTGAACCGCGAGCTCGA
It contains:
- a CDS encoding 4-hydroxybutyrate CoA-transferase, encoding MNYLGEYSRKLTSAENAVRVVRSGNWVDYGHFACAPTFLDRYLAKRVDDLRDVKIRAVSFPGLPAVVTADPTRERFIYNNWHFSGADRKLHDGGLCNYIPLNYHEGPFLYDHIETDVFMVKVTPMDRHGYFNFGPSNSISKRIADRARIVIVEVNETVPCCYGGHNEGIHISEVDYIVESDNRPLISLPSLQPSEVDRAIAERIVAEIEDGSCIQLGIGGMPNAVGMMIAQSDIKDLGVHTEMLADSYVDMYESGRITNSKKGIYPGRMAYTFALGSQRLYDFLDHNPACASYSVDLTNNPELIALNDRMVAINNAVEVDLYSQVSSESMGKRQISGTGGQFDYIFGAYHSNGGKGFICISSTKVDKNGNRKSRIRPFLEPGTVVTIPRTIVHYVVTEYGTAMLKGKSTWERAEALINIAHPDFRDELIAEAEKMGLWTRSNKLEMTQSLMSA
- the rpsB gene encoding 30S ribosomal protein S2; its protein translation is MSVVSMKALLESGVHFGHQTRRWNPKMSQFIFTARNGIHIIDLQKTMQRIKIAYAAMKEVAEKNGKVLFVGTKKQAQAAIVEYAKKCGQFYVSERWLGGLLTNFKTVSNSIKRLKELEKMKETDKWDAETKKEILELNRELEKKDKVLSGIKDMTRMPDALFIIDPKRESIAVQEAKKMGIKIFAVVDTNCNPDEIDFPIPGNDDAIRAIALFLDVMARAVLEGQSGGMTEEALVEEGGEEGAGGEPAASGESEVKAPAEGSSYEYEEDDEMYEPRK
- a CDS encoding cysteine hydrolase, which gives rise to MKTALLIIDVQNDYFPEGRMELHNSVDACSKIKDLLGHFRDHSMPVIYIQHVSIKPGATFFLPDTHGVEIHDNVKPGPGEKVITKNYPNSFRNTELNDYLKNNNISKLVIVGMMTHMCIDTSVRAAFDLGYECIVVGDCCATRNLTINDNEISAENVQNSFLAALNGTFSKVIRKEDAVKIL